The following are encoded in a window of Bradyrhizobium sp. WBOS07 genomic DNA:
- a CDS encoding formate dehydrogenase subunit gamma — translation MASFGRFVRLALGAFALLLLVTAVPAGAQQVNPTASAVKEEQLLQELNRIQGRVSIPDRNSGVLEQPQGREWREFRNVTLRWIGGIAILGMIAVIVIFYLTVGMVRLEAGRSGRTIVRFNAFERFVHWLTATCFIVLAISGLNITFGRPLLLPLIGFEAFSEWSQWAKFAHNYLSFPFTLGVILIFLMWIGGNIPNKVDIEWAKRGGGLIGHDHPPAYRFNGGQKMIYWIVVVGGALVATSGYALMFPFYGTGIEGMQMAQIVHSIVAVLFVAAMIAHIYIGTIGMEGAFEAMGSGEVDVNWAREHHRLWLEQQNARTGPNDGQPQPATAPAE, via the coding sequence ATGGCGTCGTTTGGAAGGTTCGTTCGTCTGGCGCTGGGCGCCTTCGCGCTGCTTCTCCTGGTCACGGCGGTGCCCGCCGGCGCACAACAGGTCAATCCGACCGCTAGCGCGGTCAAGGAGGAGCAGCTTCTGCAGGAGCTCAACCGGATTCAGGGGCGTGTCAGCATCCCCGATCGGAATTCCGGCGTTCTCGAGCAGCCGCAGGGACGGGAGTGGCGCGAGTTCCGCAATGTGACACTGCGCTGGATCGGCGGCATTGCCATCCTCGGCATGATCGCGGTCATCGTGATCTTCTATCTCACCGTCGGCATGGTGCGCCTCGAGGCCGGACGGTCGGGCCGTACCATCGTGCGCTTCAACGCGTTCGAGCGGTTCGTGCACTGGCTGACGGCAACCTGCTTCATCGTCCTGGCGATCTCGGGGCTGAACATCACGTTCGGCCGGCCTCTGCTGCTGCCGCTGATCGGCTTCGAGGCTTTCTCGGAATGGTCGCAATGGGCGAAGTTCGCCCACAATTACCTGAGCTTCCCGTTCACTCTCGGTGTCATCCTGATCTTCCTGATGTGGATCGGCGGCAACATCCCCAACAAGGTGGATATCGAATGGGCCAAGCGCGGCGGCGGCTTGATCGGGCATGACCATCCGCCGGCCTATCGCTTCAACGGCGGCCAGAAGATGATCTACTGGATCGTCGTGGTCGGCGGCGCTCTCGTCGCGACGAGCGGCTATGCGCTGATGTTCCCGTTCTACGGGACGGGTATCGAGGGCATGCAAATGGCCCAGATCGTCCACTCGATCGTGGCGGTCCTGTTCGTCGCGGCGATGATCGCGCACATCTATATCGGCACCATCGGGATGGAAGGTGCGTTCGAGGCCATGGGCTCGGGCGAGGTCGACGTCAACTGGGCGCGCGAGCACCACAGGCTCTGGCTCGAGCAGCAGAACGCGCGAACCGGACCGAACGACGGACAGCCGCAGCCCGCGACCGCGCCGGCGGAGTAG
- the fdh3B gene encoding formate dehydrogenase FDH3 subunit beta, with protein sequence MARMKFLCDADRCIECNACVTACKNEHEVPWGINRRRVVTINDGKPGERSISMACMHCTDAPCAAVCPVNCFYTTADAVVLHSKDLCIGCGYCFYACPFGAPQYPKVGNFGSRGKMDKCTYCAGGPEADGSKEEYEKYGANRLAEGKLPLCAEMCSTKSLLAGDGEIIAQIYKERVMKRGYGSGAWGWKTAYRETIES encoded by the coding sequence ATGGCTCGGATGAAATTTCTCTGCGACGCTGATCGCTGCATCGAGTGCAACGCCTGCGTCACCGCCTGCAAGAACGAGCACGAGGTGCCGTGGGGCATCAACCGGCGCCGCGTCGTCACCATCAACGACGGCAAGCCGGGCGAGCGATCGATCTCGATGGCCTGCATGCACTGCACGGATGCGCCCTGCGCCGCCGTGTGCCCGGTGAACTGCTTCTACACCACCGCCGATGCCGTGGTGCTGCACTCCAAGGATCTCTGCATCGGCTGCGGCTATTGCTTCTACGCCTGCCCGTTCGGCGCGCCGCAATACCCGAAGGTCGGCAACTTCGGCTCGCGCGGCAAGATGGATAAATGCACCTATTGCGCCGGCGGCCCCGAGGCCGACGGCAGCAAGGAGGAATACGAGAAATACGGCGCGAACCGGCTGGCCGAAGGCAAGCTGCCGCTCTGTGCCGAAATGTGCTCGACCAAGTCGTTGCTCGCAGGGGACGGCGAGATCATTGCGCAGATCTACAAGGAGCGCGTCATGAAGCGCGGCTATGGCTCGGGCGCCTGGGGCTGGAAGACCGCTTATCGCGAGACGATCGAGTCCTGA
- a CDS encoding formate dehydrogenase subunit alpha, whose protein sequence is MLIKRTHQRSDRRGSVAETLASQGGGLDRRTFLRRSGLAGGALAALGTMPVGSVRKAEAAAAGPLAAGAVVKKSICTHCAVGCTVTAEVLNGVWIGQEPSWDSPINRGSHCAKGASVRELVHSDRRLRYPMKLVNGQWTRVSWDTAVNEIGDKLLQVREKSGSDSVYWLGSAKMTNEGSYLFRKLGAFWGTNNTDHQARICHSTTVTGVANTWGYGAMTNSINDMRNSKTMLFIGSNAAEAHPVSMQHLLEGKELNKANFIVFDPRLTRTAAHATEYVRIRPGTDIPVLYGMMWHILKNGWEDKEFIAQRVYGFDDLRKEVEKWNPQEVERVTGVPGAQLERVAKMFATVKPATIIWCMGQTQHTVGTANVRASCIALLMTGNIGKAGAGANILRGHDNVQGATDVGLDIVTLPFYYGLAEGAWKHWSRVWEVDYEYLVSRFDEKKQMETPGIPLTRWFDAALLPKADVAQKDNVKAVFVQGHASNSITRIPESMKGLKALELLVIADPHPTTWASLAVEAGRKDGVYILPVATQFECAGSRVASNRSMQWGEQIVKPIFESKDDLEIIYLMAKKLGFADKMFKNIKVESNLPVAEDVLREINRGSWSTGYCGQSPERIKAHMKNQHKFDLVTMRAPKDDPEVGGDYYGLPWPCWGSPEVRHPGSPLLYNNNLHVMDGGGAFRPRFGIEREEKLPDGTTRKVSLLADKSFSKGSDIQDGYPEFTLASLKKLGWDTDLTEAEMATIQRVNPANPDAVSWALDLSGGIQRVALKHGCVPFGNGKARMNAFGLPDPIPVHREPIYTPRVDLVEKYPTLPDARQFRLPNIGFSVQKAAVEKGIAKQFPLILSSGRLVEYEGGGEETRTNPWLAELQQDMFIEISPADAADRGIKDGGWVWVSGAENNSRARMKALVTERVGKGVAWMPFHFGGWLGGVDLRKNYPAGTDPIVLGESANTITSYGYDPATGMQEPKVTLCQIVAA, encoded by the coding sequence GTGCTTATCAAGCGAACACACCAGCGGTCCGATCGCCGCGGCTCCGTCGCCGAAACCCTCGCAAGCCAGGGCGGCGGACTTGACCGCCGTACGTTCCTGCGCAGGTCCGGCCTTGCCGGCGGCGCCCTTGCTGCGCTCGGTACCATGCCGGTCGGCAGCGTGCGCAAGGCGGAGGCGGCCGCTGCCGGTCCGCTCGCGGCCGGCGCCGTGGTCAAGAAGAGCATCTGCACGCACTGCGCGGTGGGCTGCACCGTGACGGCGGAAGTGCTCAATGGAGTCTGGATCGGGCAGGAGCCGAGCTGGGATTCGCCGATCAACCGCGGCTCGCATTGCGCCAAGGGCGCCTCGGTGCGCGAGCTCGTGCACAGCGATCGCCGGCTGCGCTATCCGATGAAGCTCGTGAACGGGCAGTGGACGCGCGTGTCGTGGGACACGGCGGTGAACGAGATCGGCGACAAGCTGCTTCAGGTCCGGGAGAAGTCGGGCAGCGATTCGGTCTACTGGCTCGGCTCGGCCAAGATGACCAACGAGGGCTCCTACCTGTTCCGCAAGCTCGGCGCGTTCTGGGGCACCAACAACACCGACCATCAGGCGCGAATCTGTCACTCCACCACCGTCACCGGCGTCGCCAATACCTGGGGCTACGGCGCGATGACGAACAGCATCAACGACATGCGCAACTCCAAGACGATGCTGTTCATCGGCAGCAACGCGGCGGAAGCGCATCCCGTCAGCATGCAGCACCTGCTCGAAGGCAAAGAGCTCAACAAGGCGAACTTCATCGTCTTCGATCCGCGCCTGACCCGCACCGCGGCGCATGCCACCGAGTATGTCCGGATCCGTCCCGGCACCGACATTCCCGTCCTCTACGGCATGATGTGGCACATCCTGAAGAACGGCTGGGAGGACAAGGAGTTCATCGCCCAGCGCGTCTACGGTTTCGACGACCTGCGCAAGGAGGTCGAGAAGTGGAATCCGCAGGAGGTCGAGCGCGTCACCGGCGTGCCCGGCGCGCAGCTCGAGCGCGTCGCCAAGATGTTCGCGACGGTGAAGCCGGCGACCATCATCTGGTGCATGGGGCAGACGCAGCACACCGTCGGCACGGCCAATGTGCGCGCGAGCTGCATCGCGTTGCTGATGACCGGCAACATCGGCAAGGCCGGGGCCGGCGCCAACATCCTGCGCGGCCATGACAACGTGCAAGGCGCGACCGACGTCGGCCTCGATATCGTGACCCTGCCGTTCTATTACGGCCTGGCGGAAGGTGCCTGGAAGCACTGGTCGCGGGTCTGGGAGGTCGATTACGAGTACCTGGTCTCCCGCTTCGACGAGAAGAAGCAGATGGAGACCCCAGGCATCCCGCTGACGCGTTGGTTCGATGCCGCGCTGTTGCCCAAGGCCGACGTCGCGCAGAAGGACAACGTCAAGGCCGTCTTCGTGCAAGGCCACGCCAGCAACAGCATCACCCGCATTCCGGAGTCGATGAAGGGCCTGAAGGCGCTGGAGCTGCTGGTGATCGCCGATCCGCACCCGACGACGTGGGCCTCTCTGGCGGTCGAGGCCGGGCGCAAGGACGGCGTCTATATCCTGCCGGTGGCAACGCAGTTCGAGTGCGCGGGATCGCGCGTCGCCTCCAACCGCTCGATGCAGTGGGGCGAGCAGATCGTCAAGCCGATCTTCGAATCCAAGGACGATCTCGAGATCATCTACCTGATGGCGAAGAAGCTCGGCTTCGCCGACAAGATGTTCAAGAACATCAAGGTCGAGAGCAACCTCCCCGTAGCCGAGGACGTGCTGCGCGAGATCAACCGCGGAAGCTGGTCGACCGGCTATTGCGGCCAGTCGCCCGAGCGCATCAAGGCGCACATGAAGAACCAGCACAAGTTCGACCTGGTGACGATGCGCGCGCCGAAGGACGATCCGGAGGTCGGCGGCGACTATTACGGCCTGCCTTGGCCGTGTTGGGGCTCACCCGAGGTGAGGCATCCCGGCTCGCCGCTGCTCTACAACAACAACCTTCATGTCATGGATGGCGGCGGCGCCTTCCGCCCACGCTTCGGTATCGAGCGCGAGGAAAAGCTGCCGGACGGCACGACACGCAAGGTGAGCCTGCTCGCCGACAAATCCTTCTCCAAGGGCTCGGATATCCAGGACGGCTATCCCGAGTTCACGCTGGCGAGCCTGAAGAAGCTCGGTTGGGACACGGATCTGACCGAAGCCGAAATGGCGACGATCCAGCGGGTCAACCCGGCCAATCCGGATGCGGTGTCCTGGGCGCTCGACCTTTCCGGCGGCATCCAGCGCGTCGCGCTGAAGCACGGCTGCGTGCCGTTCGGCAACGGCAAGGCGCGCATGAATGCGTTCGGCTTGCCGGACCCGATCCCGGTCCATCGCGAGCCGATCTACACGCCGCGCGTCGATCTCGTCGAGAAATATCCGACATTGCCCGATGCCAGGCAGTTCCGCCTGCCCAATATCGGCTTCTCGGTGCAGAAGGCGGCGGTGGAGAAGGGCATCGCAAAGCAATTCCCGCTGATCCTCTCCTCCGGACGTCTGGTCGAATACGAAGGCGGCGGCGAGGAGACCCGCACCAATCCATGGCTCGCCGAATTGCAGCAGGACATGTTCATCGAGATCAGCCCGGCCGATGCCGCCGATCGGGGCATCAAGGACGGCGGTTGGGTCTGGGTGAGCGGCGCCGAGAACAATTCGCGCGCCAGGATGAAGGCGCTGGTGACCGAACGCGTCGGCAAGGGCGTCGCCTGGATGCCGTTCCATTTCGGCGGCTGGCTCGGCGGCGTCGACCTGCGCAAGAACTATCCCGCCGGCACCGATCCGATCGTGCTGGGCGAGAGCGCCAACACGATCACCAGCTACGGTTACGATCCTGCAACGGGCATGCAGGAGCCGAAGGTTACGCTTTGTCAGATCGTCGCAGCCTGA
- a CDS encoding DUF3305 domain-containing protein, whose translation MSPAALPTLSIPVGVVVERRKAASPWVDFVWRGIAVLPDEPTTRPWTVLREQDDTTLFYAGSAAIELYPSETARYRDNLASGNPSLWTVLSPSEGVFPYAVAAVTADPAEGEGFTEAADNLVEAVPMPEALLEAIEKFVAEHHVEREFVKRKRRRADPEALARREPEGGQE comes from the coding sequence ATGAGCCCTGCGGCGCTGCCGACTCTCTCGATTCCTGTCGGCGTCGTGGTCGAGCGGCGCAAGGCCGCCTCGCCCTGGGTCGATTTCGTCTGGCGCGGGATCGCCGTGCTGCCGGACGAGCCGACCACAAGGCCCTGGACCGTGCTTCGCGAGCAGGACGACACGACCTTGTTCTATGCCGGCAGCGCCGCCATCGAGCTCTATCCGTCCGAGACGGCGCGCTATCGCGACAATCTGGCTTCAGGCAATCCAAGCCTGTGGACCGTGCTGTCGCCATCGGAAGGCGTCTTTCCCTATGCGGTTGCGGCGGTGACCGCCGATCCCGCCGAGGGCGAGGGCTTCACCGAAGCCGCCGACAATCTCGTCGAGGCGGTGCCGATGCCGGAGGCGCTGCTTGAGGCAATTGAAAAGTTCGTCGCCGAGCATCATGTCGAGCGAGAGTTCGTCAAGCGCAAGCGGCGGCGCGCCGACCCGGAGGCGCTGGCGCGGCGCGAACCGGAAGGCGGACAGGAATGA
- a CDS encoding twin-arginine translocation signal domain-containing protein translates to MSDETKAKVGRRDFLRKVGIGTVGAGATLATPLVGSAQADSENNDEKRKARYKESDHVKTFYRVNRYPA, encoded by the coding sequence ATGAGTGACGAGACGAAAGCAAAGGTCGGACGCCGTGACTTCCTTCGCAAGGTCGGCATCGGCACGGTCGGCGCCGGCGCGACGCTTGCGACGCCGTTGGTCGGGTCCGCGCAGGCGGACAGCGAGAACAACGATGAAAAGCGCAAGGCGCGCTACAAGGAATCCGATCACGTCAAGACGTTCTACCGCGTCAACCGTTATCCGGCCTGA
- a CDS encoding molecular chaperone TorD family protein → MRDDGLDRAIDAAGGIAQLARKIGISQPSVSTWTRVPAQRVIAVETATGVSRNDLRPDLYCEQAKSTEPVDPVDAARAQEYALLATLLSSPPSKRLLDRLAALAGDATPLGRAHAALADAAASAVAAQVEREYFDLFVGLGRGELLPYASYYLTGFLNERPLSRLRADLTALGIERIANNSEPEDHAAILCEIMSGLADGSFEASPEVQRAFFEKHVSPWMGRLFADMESAGSVRFYRAVGALGRTFIEIETEAFTFAN, encoded by the coding sequence GTGCGTGATGACGGGCTTGATCGCGCGATTGATGCCGCAGGCGGCATCGCTCAGCTTGCGCGCAAAATCGGGATCAGCCAGCCCTCAGTCTCGACCTGGACTCGCGTGCCCGCACAGCGGGTGATCGCCGTCGAAACCGCGACCGGTGTTTCCCGAAACGACCTGCGGCCCGATCTTTACTGCGAGCAAGCAAAATCCACTGAGCCGGTCGATCCCGTCGATGCCGCGCGTGCGCAGGAATACGCGCTGCTGGCGACGCTGCTGTCTTCGCCTCCGTCGAAACGTCTGCTCGATCGACTCGCTGCGCTGGCGGGTGATGCAACGCCGCTCGGGCGCGCACATGCGGCGCTGGCCGACGCGGCCGCGAGCGCGGTCGCAGCGCAAGTCGAGCGCGAGTATTTCGATCTGTTCGTCGGCCTGGGCCGTGGCGAATTGTTGCCCTACGCGTCCTATTACCTGACGGGTTTCCTGAACGAACGGCCGTTGTCGCGCCTGCGCGCCGATCTGACGGCGCTCGGCATCGAGCGGATCGCCAACAATTCCGAACCCGAGGATCACGCCGCCATCCTGTGCGAGATCATGTCGGGACTTGCCGACGGCAGCTTCGAGGCTTCGCCCGAGGTGCAGCGCGCATTCTTCGAAAAGCACGTGTCGCCTTGGATGGGGCGGCTGTTCGCCGACATGGAGAGTGCCGGCAGCGTCCGCTTCTATCGGGCGGTCGGCGCGCTCGGGCGCACCTTCATCGAGATCGAGACGGAAGCATTCACATTCGCCAACTGA
- a CDS encoding DUF3306 domain-containing protein, giving the protein MSEEEFLSRWSRRKRKSRAEPAKPAEAQPAPPAETENAEREFDLSTLPSIDEINAATDITAFLSKHVPQELSRAALRRAWATDPAIRDFVGLAENAWDFNDPTAMPGFGPLDCSSEELAALVDRVVGGVREALQSAPDALIEAADSSPQLPQADAVATADVAEPPEATDPLAIPVAMQPAAVDRSIDHAEPIRTRTHGGALPR; this is encoded by the coding sequence ATGAGCGAGGAGGAGTTCCTTTCGCGGTGGTCCCGCCGCAAGCGCAAATCGCGAGCGGAGCCGGCGAAGCCTGCCGAGGCGCAGCCCGCGCCGCCGGCCGAGACGGAGAACGCCGAGCGCGAGTTTGATCTCTCCACCCTGCCGTCGATCGACGAGATCAATGCGGCGACCGACATCACCGCCTTCCTGAGCAAGCATGTTCCACAGGAGTTGAGCCGTGCGGCCCTTCGCCGCGCCTGGGCGACCGATCCCGCCATTCGCGACTTCGTCGGGCTTGCGGAGAACGCATGGGACTTCAACGACCCGACTGCGATGCCGGGCTTTGGGCCACTGGATTGCTCCTCGGAGGAATTGGCCGCGCTTGTCGATCGCGTCGTCGGCGGAGTCCGCGAGGCACTCCAATCTGCTCCGGATGCCCTGATCGAAGCAGCGGATTCTTCGCCGCAATTGCCTCAGGCCGATGCCGTAGCGACCGCCGATGTCGCCGAGCCGCCGGAGGCGACAGATCCATTGGCAATCCCTGTTGCAATGCAACCGGCGGCGGTTGACCGATCGATCGACCATGCCGAGCCGATCAGGACTCGCACCCATGGTGGCGCGCTGCCGCGCTGA